Sequence from the Bacillaceae bacterium S4-13-56 genome:
GCTTTTGCCATGGAGCATTACGGATTTTTATTTCCAAAGGAAAGCGAGTTAGTTGAGCCACTTAATGAAGCACTTCAAGCCATTATTGATACCGGAACTTATTCTGAGATTTACAAAGAGTGGTTCGGTGCCGAGCCAGACTTAGACACATTAAAAGCAGCCCAAAGTAAATAATAAAAATAAAAATTGCGCAAGTTTTAACTGCGCAATTTTTGTCTGCTAGTGACTATTTTAAAGAAGGTGAAAGAATATGGACTTTCGATGGGATATTATTGTTGAATATTTACCATTTTTTCTACAGGGTGCTGCGTTAACTATAGGGATATCGTTAGCCGGTATTTTAATTGGTTCAGTCATTGGATTATTTGTTACTTTCGGAAGAATGGCGCATAAATGGTTTATAAGACTTCCCTTTGTTTGGTATATTAATTTTTTACGAGGAACACCTGTCTTGGTTCAACTATTTCTCGTTCACTATGGTGTAGTTCCAGTTTTATTCTCTAATGGAACAGCCGTAACGTCTGCTATTATCACGTTAAGCTTAAACTCGTCTGCCTATTTAGCAGAAATTTTCCGTGCCGGAATTGAATCTATTGATAAGGGTCAAACAGAGGCCGCAAGATCGCTGGGATTAACACATAGACAAGCTATGAGGCATATTATACTTCCGCAAGCATTAAGACGTATGGTTCCACCAATCGGAAATGAGTTTATCATGTTAATTAAAGAGTCTTCCTTAGCGGGTATTTTGGCGGCTGGTGAACTCATGTACTGGGGAAGAGCGGCTGTCGGCCAGCATTTAAGAGTATGGGAGCCATATCTTACAGTAGCCCTTCTTTATTTAGTGATTGTCCTAGGACTAACATATCTATTGCAATGGGTGGAAAGGAGATGGGCTAAATAATGATTCATGTAAAAGATATTAGAAAAAGTTTTGGTGATCATGAAGTTCTTAAGGGGATCACAACTGACGTGAAAAAAGAAGAAGTGGTAGTAGTTATAGGTCCATCTGGATCAGGTAAGTCAACTTTTCTTCGTTGTTTGAATTTTTTAGAAACGGTTCAGTCTGGTTCAATAGAAATTTTAGGGGAAGAGTGGAATACTCCTAAAGCTGATTTAAACAAGTTAAGGACTGAAGTTGGAATGGTGTTTCAACAGTTTCACCTTTTTCCAAATAAAAAAGTAATTGATAATATAGCATTGGCTCCCATGCAGGTCCGCAAATGGAGAAAGGAACAAGCTTATGAAAAGTCTCTGGAACTTCTTAGAAAAGTAGGATTGGAAGAAAAGGCCTATGCCCATCCTGATTCTTTATCTGGTGGGCAAAAGCAACGTGTAGCAATCGCGCGTGCCTTAGCAATGGAACCTAAAATTATGCTTTTCGATGAACCTACATCTGCTCTTGATCCGGAAATGGTAGGAGAAGTTCTTGCTGTCATGAAAAATCTTGCCAAAGAGGGGATGACTATGGTAGTCGTTACCCATGAGATGGGATTTGCTAGAGAAGTAGGAGATCGTGTTTTGTTTATGGATGAGGGCATGATTATTGAAGAAGGAATTCCTTCTCAAATTTTCGATACCCCACAACATCAAAGAACCCAATCCTTTTTAAGCAAAGTTCTCCATTAAAAAGCAGGGATATCAGTAGAACCGACTCTAGTCGATAGGCTGCCCCTCGAAACAAGAAAATCACTTGTTTCTATGAAGTAGCTTTCCTTACTCGGGGCAAAAACTTCGAAGATTACTCGAGGAAGTTTTTTCGCTGGAGCTAGACAAATTTTATACTTTTCTTGTAATAAAAAACCCTGATGACTGAATTCAGTTCATCAGGGTTTTCCTAACTCTTTATTATTTTTTCCTTTAGATTGTTCTTCTTTTGAAGCGGCTGCTTCTTGTTTAGCCAAATCTTTCTCTTCGCCGGTTTTCATTTTGCTTTCACCGTCGAAGGTTGCACCATCCTCAATCATGAGAGACTTCATAGTAACTTTTCCTATTAATTTCCCAGAAGAAAGGATATGTAGTTTTTCTTGTACATCAACATTACCTTCTATAGTACCTGCAAGTGTAATGTTTCGAGCTGATATCTGATGGTCCATCCTACCGTCTTTTCCTACTGTAATATCTCCGTCACAATATATTTCTCCATGAATCTCACCTTCCACACGAAGGCTTGTTTTTGTTCGAATGGTACCTTCTAAAATTGTATCTGCACCAATGACTGTATCAACTGAATCAACTTGGATCTTTTTTTTACTTAGCATAGGCTGCTCCTTCATTGTTAGTTTTCTTTCATTCTAATAATCATATAAGGCATAGGATCAATGTTCTTTCCATTTTTGATAATTTCATAATGGAGATGAGGACCAGTACTTCGACCAGTTGAACCCATTTCTGCAATAAGTTGCCCCTTTGTTACTTTGTCTCCAACGTCTACGAGACTTTTGTTTAAATGACCGTATTTTGTTGTATATTGATTGTTGTGCTTGATTATAATTAGGTTCCCGTAGCTGCCTCGTCTTGCAGAGTAAATGACAATACCATCTGCTGCAGCAAAAATAGGAGTACCATATGGTCCAGCCACGTCTATTCCCTCATGAATAGCTGAGACAGATGTAAATGGATCATGACGCGCACCAAAATCAGAAGAAATACGATTAGCAGTAGTTGGCCAAATGGATGGGATGACAGTTAAGTCTTTTTGAACTGTTTCTAACTCAGCTAGAGTATTTTCATATTGCTTAACTAAATCAGGCAATCTACTCTCAATACTAGCATATTGCTTAATTTGTCCATCTGCTTCATCTGACAAGGACAATTGTTCAATCTTAATCTCTTCTCCTCCCATTCCATTGGAATCCAGAGAGGTAACAATAACATTCATTTGATTTTCTAATTGTTCAAGTTGTTCGATTTTTTCTTGAGTTTTAACAGCTTGTAGGATTAATGAATCTTGGTCTTCTTGAATTGCAGTCAGCTCACTAAGTTTTCCTTCAAGTTCCTTTGACAATTCTGCATTTTTTTGTCCAAGTTGATCAGCGTAATTATAAGTAGTAAACAAGCCGATACTTATTGAAAAAAACATTAGTAACAATGAAGCTACAAGCAGTTTTGGAATCTTGAAGGTAAGTGAACGTTTTTCTGCACCTGACATTACAATAATCGTCCAACTTCCACGAAATCTACTTTTTTTCTTCAAAACAGAGTCCTCCACGGCGTATTTGTCCAAATTATTAATTCGACAAACCGATGTAAAATTCCTCCCTAAAAGGATGAATAATGTTGTTTTGACACAAATAATTCATACAAATGGAGATATATGGGGGAAGTCCTTCGATTTTCTATCTATTCATAAATCATGATATACTGAATTTGGTACTTTTTGATAAGGGAGGAAGTAGATTTGCCAGGAGTAACTTACCAACAAATTCTAACAAAAATGAAAAAAGAGCTTGATCAAGCTCTTGCTCATGCAGATCAAAAAGATAAAGTCTTGAAACACGTTCGTTTTATAAAAGTAATGACAGAGCTTATTACAGATAGTGAAGAAGATAGAGATAATGTCAATCCTAAGTATCCATCTGTAGCTGATGTTACAGAAAATCTTGATGATGATTATGAAGTAGAGCATGATAAGGCAAATGGAGATTCTATTTTTGATTTTTAAGGGGAGATAGAAATGAAAACAATTTTATTACTAGCAGCTATTAATGGCTTTTTGGCGGTCGCACTTGGAGCATTTGGAGCTCACGGGCTCGAAGGGAAATTGACGGAGAAGGCTTTAAAAACCTGGGAGAAGGCCGTGGATTATCAAATGTTTCACACTGCGGGACTTTTAGGGGTCGGTTTGCTGATGATGAAAGTTCAAGCCGCAAGTTTAAGTACTGCTGGATGGTTTTTCTTTATCGGTATTATTCTTTTCTCAGGAAGTTTATATATTTACAGCACGAGTCAAATCAAAATTTTTGCAATGATTACACCACTTGGCGGCGTCGCTTTCCTTATTGGATGGGTTCTATTTGGGTACTCTCTTTTAAAGTTTCTTTAGAAATATAGCATAGTTGAGAATACAATCAGAATAATCGCTCTAATGAGCTGTTTATAAAACTGCATAGATTCAAGCATGAGTCTGTAGGCAATTCCCTCGAATAAAAGGCTTAGAGATAAGAAGTAAAAGATGAACAAAATCCAAAAGCTAGTCTCATGATAAATAATGGCACATACTGCTGAAACGACAGATAAGAAAAGCATTAATTGATGTAATCTAAAATACTTTTGAGAGGGATGCCCCATACAAATCATCCTTTCGTCATTCGTTTTGGGAAAATATGGATTGTTGTTAAAGGGATTCTTGAAAGGATATTTTGCTTTTTAGAAGCCCTTATACCTTGGAGTGCGAGTTCCAATCGCGATAGACTGAGTTTTCTTCTATTCCTATCAACCAAAGTTACAAATAGCTGATAGTATTAAAAAAGCACAAGTGCCTTTGGAAGCTTTTTCGCTGGAGCTAGACAAATTTTATACTTTATCATGTAAGAAATAAAAGGGACTGGCATTGCCAGTCCCTTTTATTTCCCCTTTTATCGTGGAGAGTATACTGTATCTGTTCATCCAAAGGTAATGTCATATTGGAGCTCTTCATCAAAGGTAATGTAATCAAGATAAACCATAAGAAGTAGATATCTTCTACCTGTGTTTGGATTGCTTAAAATGATATGATCTCTACCTGCTGCTTCAATAATTCCTTTAAAGACTTTGGCGTTCCATTGGGTGTTATTTTCGAATGTCATGTAAACAGTAGCTTGCTTTCCTTTATTTAGGCGTAGGATGTTTTCAACATAGGATTGTTCTGTCGGAAGCATACCAGGTACATCAATCCCAGTTTGTGACTTAGACAAGGTCACCCCATTCGTTGGGTAACCTCCACTAAATGTAGGTGGTGTCATTGGATAAGTTCCGGGTGTAGGGTATGGAGTATAGTAGGGATAATTGTACGCTGGGGTTCCCTTAGCCCCTGTTGGGTTGTTTCCGTTTTGAGTCATTAGTTGGACTCAGCTCCTTTCGTGGTAGTAAAATCTTGAACATGCTCATCATCAATATCCTGACATTATTCTCTAAGTAGGTGGAAATTGTATTTGATTTGAATGAAAGTATGGGAATGAATAATGGGTTTTTCACCTATTCCTATATAAAAGATATGCCTGAAAGTTAATCAATATGACGCCTAACTAACTTCATCTTATTCAAATTAGGTGGATGATGTTCCAAAAATGAAAAGAGGGAGGGGAATTTTCGTTTTAAAACGTCAGACAAACAAACTGTTAAGGTATTCTTAAAAGGGTATGATGCTTTCTTATATATGAAGGGCAGTCCTAATGGTGAAAAGTCTTAGTCTTACACCGACTAAAGGTAATAAATTCTGAAAGTATAAGGAAACTGCAAGCGCCCTTCGAAACAAGAAAATCACTTGTTTCGCGAAGTAGCTCTCCTTACTCGGGGCAAAAACTTCGAAGATTACTCGATGATGCTTTTTCGCTGGAGCTAGACAAATTTTATACTTTCCTATCTGTTAAAAAACCGTTTAGCAATTTGCTAAACGGTTTGAATACAAAATTCTTGGATTATCCGCATTTACAGGCAGCAATACCCCCACCACAAATCTTAAGCAAAAACAAGAAGAGTAGGTGGGGGATAAACTACCTGTAAATGTCCGATTGGTTCAAGATCATGCCCTTGGGTGCTAACAATCAGTGGGGGGAGGAAATCCCCCACTGATTGAAGTTTCACTTTATATAGAGAAGAAAGAGGGGATATCTTCATCTTTTAATAAGTTTCCAACATAAAACGGTCCGAATTCCCCATAGCGTGCACTTACTTCATCAAAGCGCATTTCATAGACCAATTTTTTAAATTGGAGAACATCGTGGGCAAATAATGTAACTCCCCATTCCCAATCGTCAAAACCAACAGATCCTGTAATAATTTGACGAACCTTACCGGCATATTGGCGACCAATCATACCGTGAGATCGCATAAGCTGTCCGCGGTCTTTCATTGGAAGCATATACCAGTTATCTTCTCCTTGACGGCGTTTGTCCATTGGATAAAAACAAACATGCTCCCATCTTGGTAAAATCGGTTTTAAGCGCGCTTGAATTTCCGGATCTTCGTTAGGGTCTTTATCTGTTGGTAAGTAGTTGGATAATTCAACGACAGAAACGTAAGAATAAGAAGGAATAGTATACTCAGCAAATTTGGATTTGTTAAACTCATTCTCGATTAGATTTAGCTCTTCCATCGTTGGTCGAAGAATCATAAACATGATATCGGCTTTTTGGCCGACAATCGAATAAATCACATGACTTCCTTCTTTTTGACCTTGAGTTTCATTCCATTTTGCTACCATACTTTGAAGGTCATCTAATGCAGCTTGTCTTTCTTCTTTGGATGCGTTTTTCCAAGACATCCAATCTATTGTGCGAAAATCATGAAGGGAATACCAACCATCTAAGGTTTTTGCCGGTTCACTCATGTCTAACACTCCTTTGTGTAATTTCCAAGATAACTATACCACAAAAGGAAGTTGAAAATAAAACGATAGCGTGAAACAAGTCACAGTTTTATCGCGCACGGGCAGTAATACCCTCCCATCAAGTATTATGTGAAACGAAAAGTGGGGGATAAACTCACATGAAAATAAAACATTAAATTTTTCATCCTTGTTGGTGAAACTTGCTTCGTGGTAAATGTCTGATTGGTTCAAGGGCCTTTAGGTCATACCCTTGATTGCTAAAAATCAGCGGAGGGCGGCCACTGATTGAAGTTTCACTTTATTGATTTACCTGAAAAGTATAAAAATAACAAATTTTATTACTGTATCTTGTCCGCTTTTCATTAAATACAAAAAAGCGTAAACTATATAACAGAAGATTATTGGAGGGATTAACATGGGCGACTTATTTCAAAGTTTAAAGGAA
This genomic interval carries:
- a CDS encoding amino acid ABC transporter permease, which translates into the protein MDFRWDIIVEYLPFFLQGAALTIGISLAGILIGSVIGLFVTFGRMAHKWFIRLPFVWYINFLRGTPVLVQLFLVHYGVVPVLFSNGTAVTSAIITLSLNSSAYLAEIFRAGIESIDKGQTEAARSLGLTHRQAMRHIILPQALRRMVPPIGNEFIMLIKESSLAGILAAGELMYWGRAAVGQHLRVWEPYLTVALLYLVIVLGLTYLLQWVERRWAK
- a CDS encoding amino acid ABC transporter ATP-binding protein; its protein translation is MIHVKDIRKSFGDHEVLKGITTDVKKEEVVVVIGPSGSGKSTFLRCLNFLETVQSGSIEILGEEWNTPKADLNKLRTEVGMVFQQFHLFPNKKVIDNIALAPMQVRKWRKEQAYEKSLELLRKVGLEEKAYAHPDSLSGGQKQRVAIARALAMEPKIMLFDEPTSALDPEMVGEVLAVMKNLAKEGMTMVVVTHEMGFAREVGDRVLFMDEGMIIEEGIPSQIFDTPQHQRTQSFLSKVLH
- a CDS encoding polymer-forming cytoskeletal protein is translated as MLSKKKIQVDSVDTVIGADTILEGTIRTKTSLRVEGEIHGEIYCDGDITVGKDGRMDHQISARNITLAGTIEGNVDVQEKLHILSSGKLIGKVTMKSLMIEDGATFDGESKMKTGEEKDLAKQEAAASKEEQSKGKNNKELGKP
- a CDS encoding peptidoglycan DD-metalloendopeptidase family protein, with protein sequence MKKKSRFRGSWTIIVMSGAEKRSLTFKIPKLLVASLLLMFFSISIGLFTTYNYADQLGQKNAELSKELEGKLSELTAIQEDQDSLILQAVKTQEKIEQLEQLENQMNVIVTSLDSNGMGGEEIKIEQLSLSDEADGQIKQYASIESRLPDLVKQYENTLAELETVQKDLTVIPSIWPTTANRISSDFGARHDPFTSVSAIHEGIDVAGPYGTPIFAAADGIVIYSARRGSYGNLIIIKHNNQYTTKYGHLNKSLVDVGDKVTKGQLIAEMGSTGRSTGPHLHYEIIKNGKNIDPMPYMIIRMKEN
- a CDS encoding DUF5327 family protein, whose protein sequence is MPGVTYQQILTKMKKELDQALAHADQKDKVLKHVRFIKVMTELITDSEEDRDNVNPKYPSVADVTENLDDDYEVEHDKANGDSIFDF
- a CDS encoding DUF423 domain-containing protein, with amino-acid sequence MKTILLLAAINGFLAVALGAFGAHGLEGKLTEKALKTWEKAVDYQMFHTAGLLGVGLLMMKVQAASLSTAGWFFFIGIILFSGSLYIYSTSQIKIFAMITPLGGVAFLIGWVLFGYSLLKFL
- the gerQ gene encoding spore coat protein GerQ, with product MTQNGNNPTGAKGTPAYNYPYYTPYPTPGTYPMTPPTFSGGYPTNGVTLSKSQTGIDVPGMLPTEQSYVENILRLNKGKQATVYMTFENNTQWNAKVFKGIIEAAGRDHIILSNPNTGRRYLLLMVYLDYITFDEELQYDITFG
- the hemQ gene encoding hydrogen peroxide-dependent heme synthase; translation: MSEPAKTLDGWYSLHDFRTIDWMSWKNASKEERQAALDDLQSMVAKWNETQGQKEGSHVIYSIVGQKADIMFMILRPTMEELNLIENEFNKSKFAEYTIPSYSYVSVVELSNYLPTDKDPNEDPEIQARLKPILPRWEHVCFYPMDKRRQGEDNWYMLPMKDRGQLMRSHGMIGRQYAGKVRQIITGSVGFDDWEWGVTLFAHDVLQFKKLVYEMRFDEVSARYGEFGPFYVGNLLKDEDIPSFFSI